A section of the Acipenser ruthenus chromosome 39, fAciRut3.2 maternal haplotype, whole genome shotgun sequence genome encodes:
- the LOC131707255 gene encoding serine/threonine-protein kinase 36-like isoform X1: MEKYHVLEVIGEGSFGRVYKGRRKFSGQVVALKFIPKVGRSEKELRSLKREIEIMRGLMHPNIVLLLDSFETDREVVVVTEYAEGELFQILEDDGNLPESRVREIACQLVSALYYLHSHRILHRDMKPQNILLGKGGVVKLCDFGFARAMSVSTMVLTSIKGTPLYMAPELVEEKPYDHTADLWSLGCILYELHTGTPPFYTNSIFQLVKLIVRDPVKWPDNMSPPCTSFLKGLLMKDPQKRLSWPCLFEHPFVADGVFIVSDDKTDSPLTVQPSSDLLALKLRQATEKASPHTGEGRIVRKAREHMEQAKKQRQEPTTGVVSEQARPTPDWTAEQKAALPQANRDGQISRDYAREFPSVEVGGRQVMKNEELRTSLQTVQLESEEVDSDEEWQRLVKTTEPGSPATLPSDPDFVSRLKERLQGARVQLLDGMLEGACRLRPPLRVLGNLLTVNSDPKLLGHLTQEINIPHFLLELIGSILENQTVVQQPWAVAVLGDLMAVLGVYWKNDLNWEMQGERLEDAGKLFTVILLQPDLTPLTPMAGTLLAQLTLHGVSVELRPDVFLTAMEQALASAAELSLSPPAGWGLFDGLLTLLYQALSEGDGSTASQFMDSALWRFLWLRVGVALEEGRPHWDCFSHNGLQVFLSLALFLFTREPYRCLPLLANHNADCVLTLARLLTADCFLLKDGACNESTACSPSDSSSSSTSLSLMTCHLLCFPFALDITEDTVDEILQSYHSCDIVPRLLQLCLLLPLPLLELPLALLCRLLLSDPQYSIPRFIAESESCSFFSLTTASEEAKIHKRDNNEGSQKKNSKLTNTDDSRSLSQSENRTASSLLASFLQSESLFSSAVELISLLSHAARCSVSPPFPLCFDPALVRKVLNHPDDRIRAATCGLLGNVRPPNYDRPSLLLFQDLIGKLRDQSMQVRRAACRAVGNWAGLIGPNGVPRGVDKEERAKEGGVSNANKENEKAGSRGARTRGTIQSGETKRKGGRDVTPKTEESVGKKNKGAGFQKIGVLPSNKMKEAGLQNKEDGKGVGHAQNWEELTQGAVPVLLPLLTDSDPVIRQRCCSALGNVGVSGGGGAALLQCDGPRLLLERACTDSRHAVRQAAISALRALSQQEALRQVLVSLDASEKLRTVSQHAPRQRHCHWLISKLRPTASA, encoded by the exons ATGGAAAAGTATCATGTCTTGGAGGTGATCGGCGAGGGTTCGTTTGGGCGGGTCTACAAGGGGCGCAGGAAATTCAGTGGCCAG GTGGTGGCGCTGAAGTTTATTCCTAAAGTGGGGCGGTCGGAGAAGGAGCTCCGGAGTTTGAAAAGAGAGATTGAAATAATGAGAGGGCTCATGCACCCTAACATTGTACTGTTACTGGACAGCTTTGAGACTGACCGAGAG GTTGTCGTGGTAACGGAGTATGCTGAAGGAGAGCTTTTCCAGATCCTGGAAGATGATGGGAATTTACCAGAAAGCCGG GTGCGTGAGATTGCCTGTCAGCTGGTCTCAGCTCTGTATTACTTACATTCTCACAGGATCCTGCACCGGGACATGAAGCCACAGAATATCCTCCTGGGAAAGGGTGGAGTCGTCAAGCTTTGTGACTTTGG ATTTGCTCGTGCTATGAGTGTCTCAACTATGGTCCTTACCTCAATCAAAGGCACTCCTCTGTACATGGCCCCGGAACTCGTGGAAGAAAAACCCTATGACCACACAGCAGACCTGTGGTCTCTGGGCTGCATTCTGTATGAACTCCACACAGGAACCCCACCTTTCTACACCAACTCCATCTTCCAGCTGGTCAAGCTGATAGTGAGAGATCCCGTGAAGTGGCCGGATAACATGAGCCCACCGTGCACG AGTTTCTTGAAGGGCTTGTTGATGAAAGACCCCCAGAAAAGGCTGTCTTGGCCATGCCTGTTTGAACACCCCTTTGTCGCTGATGGAGTCTTCA TTGTTTCAGATGACAAGACGGACAGTCCTCTCACAGTGCAGCCCAGCTCCGACCTCCTGGCTCTGAAGCTGCGTCAGGCGACTGAGAAAGCGTCCCCTCACACTGGAGAGGGGAGGATAGTGCGCAAGGCCAGAGAACACATGGAGCAAGCAAAGAAACAGAGACAG GAACCCACTACAGGTGTTGTTTCAGAGCAGGCACGACCTACACCGGATTGGACAGCAGAGCAAAAAGCAGCTCTCCCACAGGCCAATCG AGATGGTCAGATAAGCCGTGATTATGCACGGGAGTTCCCCTCAGTGGAGGTGGGGGGCAGGCAAGTCATGAAAAACGAGGAGCTCAGAACCAGCCTGCAGACAGTACAACTGGAAAGTGAG GAAGTGGACAGTGATGAAGAGTGGCAGCGATTGGTCAAAACAACAGAGCCCGGAAGTCCCGCCACCCTGCCCTCTGACCCTGACTTTGTGTCCCGACTGAAAGAGAGGCTGCAGGGAGCAAGAGTTCAG TTGTTGGACGGGATGTTGGAAGGGGCGTGTCGGCTCCGCCCACCACTGAGGGTTCTGGGTAACCTGCTGACTGTGAACTCTGACCCCAAGCTACTCGGCCACCTCACACAGGAAATCAACATACCCCACTTCCTGCTGGAGCTGATCGGAAGCATCCTGGAGAATCAGACAGTGGTGCAG CAGCCCTGGGCAGTGGCAGTGCTGGGAGACCTGATGGCAGTACTTGGAGTGTACTGGAAGAATGACTTGAACTGGGAGATGCAGGGAGAGAG ATTGGAAGATGCTGGGAAGTTGTTCACTGTGATTCTGCTTCAACCCGACCTCACACCTCTAACA ccCATGGCAGGAACCCTGCTTGCTCAGTTGACCCTCCATGGGGTCTCTGTGGAGTTGAGACCCGATGTGTTCCTGACAGCGATGGAACAGGCCCTCGCCTCTGCAGCTGAG ctctctctgtctccccctgctgGCTGGGGCTTGTTCGATGGCTTGCTCACTCTGCTGTACCAGGCACTGTCTGAG GGTGACGGCTCCACTGCCTCACAGTTCATGGACTCTGCTCTCTGGCGCTTCTTGTGGCTGAGAGTGGGTGTTGCACTGGAGGAGGGGAGACCACACTGGGATTGTTTCTCACACAACG GTCTTCAAGTCTTTCTGTCCCTCGCTCTGTTTCTCTTCACCAGAGAGCCTTACCGCTGTCTCCCCCTGCTGGCCAACCACAATGCAGACTGCGTGCTCACCCTCGCCCGCCTGCTCACAGCTGATTG CTTCCTGCTGAAAGATGGTGCCTGCAACGAATCAACCGCCTGCTCTCCCAgtgactcctcctcctcctccactagcCTATCACTGATGACCTGTCACCTGCTGTGTTTCCCATTCGCTCTTGACATCACTGAAGACACTGTAGATGAAATCCTCCAGTCCTATCACAGCTGTGACATAGTACCACGCCTACTGCAG CTGTGTCTGttgcttcctctccctctcctggaGCTGCCCCTTGCCTTGCTCTGCCGTCTCCTTCTCAGCGACCCTCAATACTCCATCCCTCGATTCATAGCGGAATCTGAGTCCTGCAGCTTCTTCTCCCTAACGACAGCATCGGAAGAAGCCAAAATCCACAAACGCGATAACAATGAGggcagtcagaaaaaaaacagcaagttaaCTAACACTGACGACAGTCGCAGTTTGAGCCAGTCAGAAAATAGGACAGCCAGCTCCCTCCTAGCCTCTTTCCTCCAATCGGAATCCTTGTTCAGCTCTGCAGTTGAATTGATCTCCCTCCTCTCGCATGCAGCCCGCTGTTCCGTCAGTCCTCCTTTCCCCCTCTGTTTTGACCCAGCCCTTGTCAGAAAAGTGCTAAATCACCCAGACGACAGAATTCGGGCCGCCACCTGTGGCCTTCTGGGAAATGTCCGCCCGCCTAATTATGATAGGCCATCCTTGCTGCTTTTCCAGGATTTGATTGGCAAGCTCAGGGATCAATCAATGCAGGTTAGGAGGGCTGCTTGCAGAGCAGTAGGGAACTGGGCAGGGCTTATTGGGCCAAATGGGGTTCCTAGGGGAGTTGATAAAGAAGAAAGGGCAAAGGAAGGCGGAGTTTCAAATGCAAATAAGGAGAATGAAAAAGCTGGGTCAAGAGGTGCTAGAACTAGGGGGACAATACAAAGTGGTGAGACTAAAAGAAAAGGAGGCAGAGATGTGACTCCAAAAACGGAAGAAAGTgtgggtaaaaaaaacaaaggggCAGGTTTTCAGAAAATAGGTGTTTTGCCTTCTAATAAGATGAAAGAGGCTGGTTTACAAAACAAAGAGGATGGAAAGGGGGTGGGACATGCTCAGAACTGGGAGGAGCTTACTCAGGGGGCAGTGCCAGTACTGCTGCCTCTTCTGACCGATTCTGACCCTGTGATTCGCCAACGCTGCTGTTCTGCTCTGGGGAATGTGGGCGTGTCTGGTGGAGGCGGGGCTGCTCTGCTTCAGTGTGACGGGCCACGACTCCTGTTGGAGAGAGCCTGCACAGACTCCCGGCATGCCGTGCGGCAGGCAGCCATCAGCGCCCTTCGAGCGCTCAGCCAACAAGAGGCCCTTCGACAG GTCCTGGTCTCTCTGGATGCCAGCGAGAAACTCCGCACAGTTTCCCAGCATGCACCGCGGCAGCGCCACTGTCACTGGCTGATCAGCAAGCTCCGCCCCACAGCCAGCGCCTGA
- the LOC131707255 gene encoding serine/threonine-protein kinase 36-like isoform X2, translated as MEKYHVLEVIGEGSFGRVYKGRRKFSGQVVALKFIPKVGRSEKELRSLKREIEIMRGLMHPNIVLLLDSFETDREVVVVTEYAEGELFQILEDDGNLPESRVREIACQLVSALYYLHSHRILHRDMKPQNILLGKGGVVKLCDFGFARAMSVSTMVLTSIKGTPLYMAPELVEEKPYDHTADLWSLGCILYELHTGTPPFYTNSIFQLVKLIVRDPVKWPDNMSPPCTSFLKGLLMKDPQKRLSWPCLFEHPFVADGVFIVSDDKTDSPLTVQPSSDLLALKLRQATEKASPHTGEGRIVRKAREHMEQAKKQRQEPTTGVVSEQARPTPDWTAEQKAALPQANRDGQISRDYAREFPSVEVGGRQVMKNEELRTSLQTVQLESEEVDSDEEWQRLVKTTEPGSPATLPSDPDFVSRLKERLQGARVQLLDGMLEGACRLRPPLRVLGNLLTVNSDPKLLGHLTQEINIPHFLLELIGSILENQTVVQPWAVAVLGDLMAVLGVYWKNDLNWEMQGERLEDAGKLFTVILLQPDLTPLTPMAGTLLAQLTLHGVSVELRPDVFLTAMEQALASAAELSLSPPAGWGLFDGLLTLLYQALSEGDGSTASQFMDSALWRFLWLRVGVALEEGRPHWDCFSHNGLQVFLSLALFLFTREPYRCLPLLANHNADCVLTLARLLTADCFLLKDGACNESTACSPSDSSSSSTSLSLMTCHLLCFPFALDITEDTVDEILQSYHSCDIVPRLLQLCLLLPLPLLELPLALLCRLLLSDPQYSIPRFIAESESCSFFSLTTASEEAKIHKRDNNEGSQKKNSKLTNTDDSRSLSQSENRTASSLLASFLQSESLFSSAVELISLLSHAARCSVSPPFPLCFDPALVRKVLNHPDDRIRAATCGLLGNVRPPNYDRPSLLLFQDLIGKLRDQSMQVRRAACRAVGNWAGLIGPNGVPRGVDKEERAKEGGVSNANKENEKAGSRGARTRGTIQSGETKRKGGRDVTPKTEESVGKKNKGAGFQKIGVLPSNKMKEAGLQNKEDGKGVGHAQNWEELTQGAVPVLLPLLTDSDPVIRQRCCSALGNVGVSGGGGAALLQCDGPRLLLERACTDSRHAVRQAAISALRALSQQEALRQVLVSLDASEKLRTVSQHAPRQRHCHWLISKLRPTASA; from the exons ATGGAAAAGTATCATGTCTTGGAGGTGATCGGCGAGGGTTCGTTTGGGCGGGTCTACAAGGGGCGCAGGAAATTCAGTGGCCAG GTGGTGGCGCTGAAGTTTATTCCTAAAGTGGGGCGGTCGGAGAAGGAGCTCCGGAGTTTGAAAAGAGAGATTGAAATAATGAGAGGGCTCATGCACCCTAACATTGTACTGTTACTGGACAGCTTTGAGACTGACCGAGAG GTTGTCGTGGTAACGGAGTATGCTGAAGGAGAGCTTTTCCAGATCCTGGAAGATGATGGGAATTTACCAGAAAGCCGG GTGCGTGAGATTGCCTGTCAGCTGGTCTCAGCTCTGTATTACTTACATTCTCACAGGATCCTGCACCGGGACATGAAGCCACAGAATATCCTCCTGGGAAAGGGTGGAGTCGTCAAGCTTTGTGACTTTGG ATTTGCTCGTGCTATGAGTGTCTCAACTATGGTCCTTACCTCAATCAAAGGCACTCCTCTGTACATGGCCCCGGAACTCGTGGAAGAAAAACCCTATGACCACACAGCAGACCTGTGGTCTCTGGGCTGCATTCTGTATGAACTCCACACAGGAACCCCACCTTTCTACACCAACTCCATCTTCCAGCTGGTCAAGCTGATAGTGAGAGATCCCGTGAAGTGGCCGGATAACATGAGCCCACCGTGCACG AGTTTCTTGAAGGGCTTGTTGATGAAAGACCCCCAGAAAAGGCTGTCTTGGCCATGCCTGTTTGAACACCCCTTTGTCGCTGATGGAGTCTTCA TTGTTTCAGATGACAAGACGGACAGTCCTCTCACAGTGCAGCCCAGCTCCGACCTCCTGGCTCTGAAGCTGCGTCAGGCGACTGAGAAAGCGTCCCCTCACACTGGAGAGGGGAGGATAGTGCGCAAGGCCAGAGAACACATGGAGCAAGCAAAGAAACAGAGACAG GAACCCACTACAGGTGTTGTTTCAGAGCAGGCACGACCTACACCGGATTGGACAGCAGAGCAAAAAGCAGCTCTCCCACAGGCCAATCG AGATGGTCAGATAAGCCGTGATTATGCACGGGAGTTCCCCTCAGTGGAGGTGGGGGGCAGGCAAGTCATGAAAAACGAGGAGCTCAGAACCAGCCTGCAGACAGTACAACTGGAAAGTGAG GAAGTGGACAGTGATGAAGAGTGGCAGCGATTGGTCAAAACAACAGAGCCCGGAAGTCCCGCCACCCTGCCCTCTGACCCTGACTTTGTGTCCCGACTGAAAGAGAGGCTGCAGGGAGCAAGAGTTCAG TTGTTGGACGGGATGTTGGAAGGGGCGTGTCGGCTCCGCCCACCACTGAGGGTTCTGGGTAACCTGCTGACTGTGAACTCTGACCCCAAGCTACTCGGCCACCTCACACAGGAAATCAACATACCCCACTTCCTGCTGGAGCTGATCGGAAGCATCCTGGAGAATCAGACAGTGGTGCAG CCCTGGGCAGTGGCAGTGCTGGGAGACCTGATGGCAGTACTTGGAGTGTACTGGAAGAATGACTTGAACTGGGAGATGCAGGGAGAGAG ATTGGAAGATGCTGGGAAGTTGTTCACTGTGATTCTGCTTCAACCCGACCTCACACCTCTAACA ccCATGGCAGGAACCCTGCTTGCTCAGTTGACCCTCCATGGGGTCTCTGTGGAGTTGAGACCCGATGTGTTCCTGACAGCGATGGAACAGGCCCTCGCCTCTGCAGCTGAG ctctctctgtctccccctgctgGCTGGGGCTTGTTCGATGGCTTGCTCACTCTGCTGTACCAGGCACTGTCTGAG GGTGACGGCTCCACTGCCTCACAGTTCATGGACTCTGCTCTCTGGCGCTTCTTGTGGCTGAGAGTGGGTGTTGCACTGGAGGAGGGGAGACCACACTGGGATTGTTTCTCACACAACG GTCTTCAAGTCTTTCTGTCCCTCGCTCTGTTTCTCTTCACCAGAGAGCCTTACCGCTGTCTCCCCCTGCTGGCCAACCACAATGCAGACTGCGTGCTCACCCTCGCCCGCCTGCTCACAGCTGATTG CTTCCTGCTGAAAGATGGTGCCTGCAACGAATCAACCGCCTGCTCTCCCAgtgactcctcctcctcctccactagcCTATCACTGATGACCTGTCACCTGCTGTGTTTCCCATTCGCTCTTGACATCACTGAAGACACTGTAGATGAAATCCTCCAGTCCTATCACAGCTGTGACATAGTACCACGCCTACTGCAG CTGTGTCTGttgcttcctctccctctcctggaGCTGCCCCTTGCCTTGCTCTGCCGTCTCCTTCTCAGCGACCCTCAATACTCCATCCCTCGATTCATAGCGGAATCTGAGTCCTGCAGCTTCTTCTCCCTAACGACAGCATCGGAAGAAGCCAAAATCCACAAACGCGATAACAATGAGggcagtcagaaaaaaaacagcaagttaaCTAACACTGACGACAGTCGCAGTTTGAGCCAGTCAGAAAATAGGACAGCCAGCTCCCTCCTAGCCTCTTTCCTCCAATCGGAATCCTTGTTCAGCTCTGCAGTTGAATTGATCTCCCTCCTCTCGCATGCAGCCCGCTGTTCCGTCAGTCCTCCTTTCCCCCTCTGTTTTGACCCAGCCCTTGTCAGAAAAGTGCTAAATCACCCAGACGACAGAATTCGGGCCGCCACCTGTGGCCTTCTGGGAAATGTCCGCCCGCCTAATTATGATAGGCCATCCTTGCTGCTTTTCCAGGATTTGATTGGCAAGCTCAGGGATCAATCAATGCAGGTTAGGAGGGCTGCTTGCAGAGCAGTAGGGAACTGGGCAGGGCTTATTGGGCCAAATGGGGTTCCTAGGGGAGTTGATAAAGAAGAAAGGGCAAAGGAAGGCGGAGTTTCAAATGCAAATAAGGAGAATGAAAAAGCTGGGTCAAGAGGTGCTAGAACTAGGGGGACAATACAAAGTGGTGAGACTAAAAGAAAAGGAGGCAGAGATGTGACTCCAAAAACGGAAGAAAGTgtgggtaaaaaaaacaaaggggCAGGTTTTCAGAAAATAGGTGTTTTGCCTTCTAATAAGATGAAAGAGGCTGGTTTACAAAACAAAGAGGATGGAAAGGGGGTGGGACATGCTCAGAACTGGGAGGAGCTTACTCAGGGGGCAGTGCCAGTACTGCTGCCTCTTCTGACCGATTCTGACCCTGTGATTCGCCAACGCTGCTGTTCTGCTCTGGGGAATGTGGGCGTGTCTGGTGGAGGCGGGGCTGCTCTGCTTCAGTGTGACGGGCCACGACTCCTGTTGGAGAGAGCCTGCACAGACTCCCGGCATGCCGTGCGGCAGGCAGCCATCAGCGCCCTTCGAGCGCTCAGCCAACAAGAGGCCCTTCGACAG GTCCTGGTCTCTCTGGATGCCAGCGAGAAACTCCGCACAGTTTCCCAGCATGCACCGCGGCAGCGCCACTGTCACTGGCTGATCAGCAAGCTCCGCCCCACAGCCAGCGCCTGA
- the LOC117397205 gene encoding zinc finger and SCAN domain-containing protein 30-like: MDVSISVSFFKNKLGSTIEHAMKAAVDTVLCEMTQLVDSKFADFQLEISEKDKENETLKRRLEISESELKAAREYLKAAGNQRRTNTICNHKHGCQSRASGMRGLTQKGTSTEKCALLSGKPTDHIYESDYSGALPIAKPVCCTSKAVKSAVAVQHLQDCEAADSWTPARGSTEKGAEQLNAAPGSEEETSMTPVEDGEKAFNHVAVQTLSGAEMALEQSRSGGDILQLESVQIKEEDCLYTAEDGPELGTVHIKEEELDSDSGAEITELGQVHIKDLQSDVEEAQSELESIPRTPRLPSPSSSGAELEERAAHSSSSTTRLEEHDYSLLAQISQGLSLQHTTEPESFQTPQPTVERLYPCTICGEVFTGRGVLRRHRRQHTAKTPLYHCTKCVKSFTRSDHLKTHLRVHTTETPFQCTECGKSFKYSTSLKMHQRGHARTIQHRCTDCGKIHKRIPTGHIEYPCTGCGKSFGRFDDLREHLKVHTDLSKSPVRRGNKLATERLSISVLSVGRSLAC; encoded by the exons ATGGACGTCAGCATCTCTGTTTccttctttaaaaacaaacttgGGTCGACCATCGAGCACGCAATGAAAGCGGCCGTAGACACCGTACTGTGCGAAATGACACAGCTCGTTGACTCCAAGTTTGCCGATTTCCAGCTCGAAATCTCTGAAAAGGACAAAGAAAACGAAACTCTCAAGCGGAGACTGGAAATATCAGAAAGCGAGCTGAAAGCGGCGCGGGAATATCTGAAAGCTGCAGGCAACCAGCGGCGCACAAATACCATCTGTAATCATAAACACGGGTGTCAAAGCAGAGCCAGCGGGATGCGCGGTCTGACACAGAAAGGAACCAGTACGGAAAAGTGTGCTTTACTCAGTGGAAAACCGACAGACCATATATACGAGAGCGATTACAGTGGAGCTCTGCCAATTGCGAAACCAGTCTGCTGCACCAGTAAAGCGGTCAAGTCAGCCGTGGCTGTCCAGCACCTACAGGATTGTGAGGCGGCTGACTCGTGGACACCAGCAAGGGGAAGCACAGAAAAGG GTGCAGAACAGCTAAACGCTGCCCCTGGTTCGGAGGAAGAAACATCGATGACACCGGTAGAAGATGGAGAGAAAGCCTTTAACCATGTTGCAGTGCAGACGCTTTCAGGTGCAGAGATGGCCCTTGAGCAGAGCCGGAGTGGAGGGGATATTCTTCAGTTGGAATCTGTCCAAATCAAAGAGGAGGATTGTCTCTACACAGCGGAGGATGGACCTGAGCTTGGgactgtccacattaaagaggaagagctGGATTCTGACAGCGGAGCCGAGATCACTGAACTAGGACAGGTGCACATTAAAGATCTACAATCTGACGTTGAAGAGGCGCAGAGTGAGCTGGAGTCCATTCCTCGCACCCCTCGACTGCCGTCTCCAAGCTCGTCTGGTGCTGAATTGGAAGAAAGAGCAGCGCACTCCAGCAGCAGCACAACAC GTTTAGAAGAACACGACTACAGTCTGCTCGCACAGATCTCCCAAGGCCTTTCTTTGCAACACACAACAGAACCAGAAAGCTTCCAGACACCCCAGCCGACTGTGGAGAGACTGTATCCCTGTACGATATGTGGGGAGGTTTTCACTGGGAGAGGTGTGCTTCGTAGACACCGGCGCCAGCATACTGCCAAGACCCCACTGTATCACTGTACCAAGTGTGTGAAGAGCTTCACTCGTTCAGACCACCTGAAGACACACCTGCGGGTCCACACAACAGAGACCCCCTTTCAGTGTACCGAGTGTGGCAAGAGCTTTAAGTATTCCACCAGCCTTAAAATGCACCAGCGAGGTCACGCCAGAACAATCCAGCACAGATGCACCGACTGTGGGAAAATCCACAAGAGAATCCCTACAGGGCACATTGAGTACCCCTGCACTggatgtgggaagagtttcggcAGGTTTGACGACCTCAGAGAGCACCTCAAGGTTCACACGGATCTCTCCAAGAGCCCAGTAAGACGAGGAAACAAACTCGCAACGGAGAGACTCAGTATCTCTGTATTGAGTGTGGGAAGAAGTTTGGCTTGTTAG